Below is a genomic region from Spirosoma radiotolerans.
AAGCTCCTTTATTTCAGCATTATGCATAACAACTTCATCCAGCCCGTCAGCGAAATCCGCCGACGCACGGCCGATCTATTGAAGGAAATTCACGAACGGATGTAGTCGCTAACAAGACGTTTACCTGGCTTTTATCAGCCGATAAACCGGATAGCTGACGGCGACGAAGCCCAGCGCATACAAACTGCTCGAAAAGTCGCCGATGACGACGCCGAGGAGAAAAGCCAGAGAGGCAACAAGCAACGTCCAGGTTGAAAACGGGTAGCCCCAGGCCCGGACCGGGCGTTCAAGGTCCGGTTCCGTTTGCCGAAGGCGAATCAGCGCGGCAAAACACGACGCGTAACAAAGCACGAAGAAAAACGTAGCAATGTCGGACAGCTTCCCGTAGGTATTGGTCAGAATCATCAGAACAGACGCCGAGGCTGTCAGAATGGTCGCGTAGGTTGGCGTGCCTCCCGCATTGACGTGCGTAACAAACCGGAAAAACAAACCGTCGCGGCCCATGGCGAAGATAACGCGCGGATTGAACATGATCTGGGCATTGATGATGCCCATGATCGAGATCATTAACAGGAAGGTAACAACCTTGGCGCTTCCTGGCCCGAATAAAAGCTGAACTGCATCAGCGGCCGGTAACTTCGACGCGGCAAGGGCCGACATCGGCAATACGTAGAGCAACGCCAGATTGACGAATAGGTAGATCCCAATAATCAGGAGGACTCCCCGAATCATGGAGCGGGGTAAGTTGCGGCTGGGGTCGACGTCTTCTTCGGTAAAGTAAGCGGCTGTATGCCACCCATCGTAAGTATAAAAGACCGCCTGAAGGGCGGCCAGAATACCCACCCAGAGACCGCCTTCCGCCAGGGGCCGGACGGCAGTAGCCGTTATGGGTTTGTCTGGCGTGACCACAAAGCAGATAACCACAAAGGCCAGTAGACCAACCGCTTTCAACACACTCATTATTTCCTGCGCCCGGCTGGCCAATCGTACTCCCAACGAGTGAAAGGCAACAAAAGCAACCAGAATGCCGATGGCCATACTTTGCTGATAATCCACCAACGCGGGCGATAGCAAGCCGATGTATTCACTCATAACAGCGGCCCCAAAAGCCATTGCCGAGACGCTGCCCAGCCAACTACTGATTCCGATAATGAACCCGGCATAATTGCCAAAGGCCCGTCGGGCATATACGTACCAGCCGCCGGCTTTGGGTAGCATGGTGCCCAGCTCCATGACAGACAGCGACCCCGCCAGTGCATAGAGACCAACCGCCAGCCAGACGCCAATAATCAATGTTGGATTGCCAATATCCTGGGCAATGGGACCAGGTTTTCGCAGAATGCCTGTGCCCACGGTGCCACCAATTGTAACGGCCACACCGAAGCCGACGCCTAGTAATTTTTTAAGTTGGTTTTGAGCCATAGCAGGCAGGAGCAAGAAAGGATAGGATGGGCTATTTTACAATGATAGCGAAAAAAATGGCCCATTTGTGATTCTACGACTGGTTCTGTCTGCCAGCATCCCGGTTTTTCGTAAGTTTGCCAACATGAGAGCCTTGCTGATGAACGCTTACGTGCTGGTTTTTTTCGGGGGTGGGCTGGGAAGTGTACTACGCTATGCGCTTGGCCGACTGATACCTGTCACATTCGCGAGTTCACCGTTTCCTACGGCCATTCTGCTCGTGAACGTAGTGGCTAGTTTCGTGCTGGGCGCTATTGTCAGTTGGGTAATTGGCCGGTCGGCGGGCGAAGAAGCGCGTCTGCTCATCGGGGTGGGCTTTTGTGGTGGGCTCAGTACCTTCTCAAGTTTTAGTAATGACACGGTTTTACTGGCGCAAAATGGCCGTTTGGGGGCTGCTTTGCTCAACATTGGCCTGAATGTGATTCTGTGCCTGGTCGCTTCGGCCGCGGGACTTTGGTTTGGACAAAAATTATGAGGAAGCTCTTCCTGTTTCTATTTTCAATGCTAATGATTTCGACTCAGTTGCAAGCCCAGGAGGTAGCCCGTCAGCTCCATGACGCACACGAAACCTACAAGGAAAAAAGCCTTACACACCGGCGTTTCAAGCATGCCGACATTGTGCCTTTGCTACAGGCCATAGCCCAGCCCTTGTCGGTGAGCCAGGTAGGGGAGTCGCTGGAGAAACGAGCTATTTATCAGGTTAAAGCGGGAACAGGAACAACCAATGTATTGCTTTGGAGCCAGATGCACGGCGATGAAGCGACCGCCACCATGGCCTTGTTCGATATATTCAACTTTCTGAGCGCCCACGGTGATGGCTTCGACGCGTTTCGGCAGACTATTCTGTCAAAGACGACGCTTTACTTTCTGCCGATGCTCAATCCGGACGGTGCCGAGCGGTTTCAGCGCCGGACGGCTACGGATATCGACATGAATCGGGATGCCCTTCGTCTGCAAACACCGGAGGGAACTTTGCTCAAACGCATGCAGCAAACGCTGCAACCGCTGGTTGGGTTTAACCTTCATGACCAGAGCCCCCGCTACAGCGTTGGAAAAACGGGGAAGCAGGCGGTTATGTCGTTTCTGGCAACGGCCTATGACGAAGATCGGAATATCAATGACGTTCGACAGCGGTCTATGCAGCTGATTGCAGGCATGAATCGGGTTTTACAGCCGTTTATTCCCGGCCAGATTGCCCGCTATGACGACGAATTTGAGCCACGCGCTTTTGGGGATAATATTCAAAAGTGGGGAACAACCTTGATTTTGATCGAATCGGGAGGCTACAAAGGCGATTCTGAAAAAATGGCGATTCGGCGGCTGAATTTCGTCGCGATTCTGTCGGCGCTCAAAGCCATTGCCGATGGTTCATACCGGCAGGAATCCAAAGCAGATTACCTGGCTATTCCGGAAAATGGCCGGGCGTTATTCGATCTCCTCATTCGCAATGCAACGGTTGTCCGCGAAGGCAAACCAGTTACGGTTGACGTGGGAATTAATTATGACGAGGTCAACGACAAGACCAGTAAACAGTTTCAGTACAAAAGCACCATTGAAGACATTGGGGATTTGTCGACGTTTTATGGCATCGACGAAATCGATGCGACAGGCCTGACACTGGTACCCGCTCGGGTTCATACCGATCCTCTGGAATCCCCCGCCGATCTGGATAAACTGGATTTGCCCGCTCTTCACCGAGACGGTGTGGTTGCGTTTAAGGTACGGCAAGCTACCAAAGACAGCTTTCCAAATCAGGCTGTGCATTTGCTTCTGGATGGCGAGCTACCTGCTCAACCACTCCAACTGGAGCAAATCCCGACTTTCCTGCTGATGAAGGGAAATCAGATCAAGTACACGTTTGTGAACGGGTTTTGGAAAGACAGTAGGGGTAAGGTACCTAATGGGATACTGGATTAAGTTGCTATTCTAAACGTAATCTGCCCGTAACACTGTCATAACGTTTACTTAATAGCTGGATGGTAACTTTGTCATACAGTTTGTCTCAACACACAAACTATCCGTTATAATCATATTGGTGTCGTTCGAAAGGCCAGAGCATTGTTCTGGCTTTTTTCTTTTAGGTCTGTTCAAGCTTTTGAGTAAGTCTGAATTTTGTCATGCTGACGCAGAAAACTTTAGGATGGTTCCTGCGTCAGCATGACAAAAAATGCCGTTAAATTTTCCGTCAATAACAAACCCTGTTATTTCCTCAATGCAAAATGCCCGGCTAGCCGGGCATTTTGCATTGAGGAAGCAAGAAGCAACTCTTAGAACGTGTATCGGGCACCGATCTGCATCTGCCAGCGTGAACCCAGCGGATCAATTGAGTAGGGCGTAGATGGCGCACTCCAGGTAAACGTTGGATCGCCAGAGGTTGGGTTGGTCGCCCGCGTCAGGCCAATAGACCCTGTCGAGTTGAAGGTATTGGCTGCGAAGTAAGAATACCCCAGCTTTTTATCCAGCAGATTCAGGAAGTTGATGATGTCGTAGCTAATTTGAATCGACTGACGGCCTTTCAGTTTGAACTCGTGCAGGAAACGCAAATCCATGGTATTGTTCCAGGGCGTACGAGCAGCATTACGCTCAGTAAACGTTCCTTTTCGTGTTTTCAGGTACGAATCCGATTCAACGAAAGCCATGAAGTCAGCCGCCTGGGTGCCTGTTGGCAACAGCTTTTGCGCTTCGGTCAAGTCACGCGGGATGTACGCTAAACTATTGGCTTGCCCCGTTCCATCAATGGTCGTGTTAACGTAGCCCCAGGAGAACGGTGTTCCCGATTGCAGCGAGTAAAACAGGGTAACGGTGGTCGCATTTCGTGGATTCCAGATCTGACGGTAATTCACGGTACCCACAATCCGATGCCGGATGTCGAAGTTCGAGTAGCCCAGTTGCGGGTT
It encodes:
- a CDS encoding M14 family zinc carboxypeptidase yields the protein MISTQLQAQEVARQLHDAHETYKEKSLTHRRFKHADIVPLLQAIAQPLSVSQVGESLEKRAIYQVKAGTGTTNVLLWSQMHGDEATATMALFDIFNFLSAHGDGFDAFRQTILSKTTLYFLPMLNPDGAERFQRRTATDIDMNRDALRLQTPEGTLLKRMQQTLQPLVGFNLHDQSPRYSVGKTGKQAVMSFLATAYDEDRNINDVRQRSMQLIAGMNRVLQPFIPGQIARYDDEFEPRAFGDNIQKWGTTLILIESGGYKGDSEKMAIRRLNFVAILSALKAIADGSYRQESKADYLAIPENGRALFDLLIRNATVVREGKPVTVDVGINYDEVNDKTSKQFQYKSTIEDIGDLSTFYGIDEIDATGLTLVPARVHTDPLESPADLDKLDLPALHRDGVVAFKVRQATKDSFPNQAVHLLLDGELPAQPLQLEQIPTFLLMKGNQIKYTFVNGFWKDSRGKVPNGILD
- a CDS encoding APC family permease is translated as MAQNQLKKLLGVGFGVAVTIGGTVGTGILRKPGPIAQDIGNPTLIIGVWLAVGLYALAGSLSVMELGTMLPKAGGWYVYARRAFGNYAGFIIGISSWLGSVSAMAFGAAVMSEYIGLLSPALVDYQQSMAIGILVAFVAFHSLGVRLASRAQEIMSVLKAVGLLAFVVICFVVTPDKPITATAVRPLAEGGLWVGILAALQAVFYTYDGWHTAAYFTEEDVDPSRNLPRSMIRGVLLIIGIYLFVNLALLYVLPMSALAASKLPAADAVQLLFGPGSAKVVTFLLMISIMGIINAQIMFNPRVIFAMGRDGLFFRFVTHVNAGGTPTYATILTASASVLMILTNTYGKLSDIATFFFVLCYASCFAALIRLRQTEPDLERPVRAWGYPFSTWTLLVASLAFLLGVVIGDFSSSLYALGFVAVSYPVYRLIKAR
- the crcB gene encoding fluoride efflux transporter CrcB — protein: MILRLVLSASIPVFRKFANMRALLMNAYVLVFFGGGLGSVLRYALGRLIPVTFASSPFPTAILLVNVVASFVLGAIVSWVIGRSAGEEARLLIGVGFCGGLSTFSSFSNDTVLLAQNGRLGAALLNIGLNVILCLVASAAGLWFGQKL